The Candidatus Cloacimonadota bacterium genome includes the window TGATATACAGGAAATTATTGATTTTCTCAAGCATTCGTAAGGTGGAGGTATAATGAAAACGATTCTCAGTTGCATTCTCCTTATCATGCTGATAGGATGTGCATCGACACCTCAGTTCGATTTTCATACCATAACATATCAGAAAATAAAAAAAGAAGTTCTTGGATATGGATTTTCAAAATCGATGAATGAATCCATGGCACGGAATATGGCTGAGACAACTGCCCGTAAAAACGTTGCCGAGCAACTCGCAGGAATGCAGTTCGTATTAACAGACATGAACGGTGAACAGGAGCTAAAACTCAGTATCACAAATGTGGAAATTTCCGGAATGAGTCTGGATAAAACAGCCAAAATCGAGAAGACTGGAGTACTCATAGTGATCGTCAAAGCAGAAGCAGAGATTGAAAAGCCCATGGGAGAAGGTGTCCTCCTCGCAGAGATGAGAACCCAGTTTTCTGACGATCTACTCAAAATATCAAAAAGTAGAACGAATGTTATTCAGGATCTTATCAATACAAAGTTTCCAAAAGCCCATGAAGTAAAAGGAACTGTATTCATCGATGAGACAGACGTGGGCTGGAATATCGACACAGGTGTGATCCAGTATTACGAAAGCTATTTGATCGTCATCGAATCGGTAATATGACAAAATCAATATTACTTACAATAGGAGATATGATGAAAAAGATTTTATTAATAAGCGGGATATGTTTGCTTATAATGGCTATGATTTCCTGCGACAAGACATCGAATGAGATACATTCTGATAACTCCGGGGTGTATATTGATGATCTGGTGTATGACAATATTCAGGACGCTATTGATGCTGCAGCTACCGGAGATACATTAGTGTTAACTCAAGGGATTTATGCAGGTACAAATAATACAAATCTGATGTGGGATGGCGGCGATAAACATCTTGTCATAACTACAGATCAGCGTGGATTCCAGGCGGACTATGCGATCATCGAAGGTAACGGAAAGGGTGCGGGATTCTATTTTGATAATACCCAGCAGAACGAAAACGATATAATTTCCGGTATTACCATCCGAAATATGGGAACAAAAGCAGAGGAGTATAATGCGGCATTCTACTGCAATGGAGCTGCACCGCTCGTTCAAAACTGTTTTGTGTATGATTGCCCATGGAGCGCGGTTTATTGTTTTAATGCGAATCCTCGATTTGAAAACTCAACCTTTTTCGATAACTATGCCACGTTCAATCTTGATGGTGAATCCGATCCTGTCATTCTGTTATGTTATATTGAAAATAGCTCCCTCGATGCAGTTTATGCAAAAGATGACTCCTATCCGGCATTGTTCAACAATCTCATAGCGAACAATCAAAGAGGGATTTATCTTCATAGTGCAAATGCTCTAATGGTAAGTAATACGATCGTATCCAATACCGAATGGGGAGTAAAAGTAAACAGTGACCTTGTTTCACAGATGATAAACTGCATCCTGTGGGATAATAACGGTAATGATTTCGTCGTTACAGGCGATAGTCTGCTAAACGCTTCATATACCTGTGCACCAACTGAGTATCCCAATATCAATCCAAGCGAGCACGAAAACATATATGATAATCCGGATTTTCTTTCAAGCAACGATTACCATCTCAAATCTACCAGCCCGTGTCGTGATATTGGTAATCCCGGGGTGGTATATTGGGATAGTGATCTCGATGGAGAACCACGTATTCATAATAATGAAATTGACCTCGGTGCCTATGAGTGGCATCCATAAAATATCAATATCTAAAAAGTAACGGTAAAGGTATCTTAATGAAAAAATTTTTTCTTATTGGGATAATTCTCTTTGTTCTTGCCTGTGCTACAACACAACTTCCCGCCCCTCAGCATATTCCCCAAGCACCGGTTCCTCAAAAGATTCCGTATGAAACAGCTATCCATGATACGATTCTCATCGATGATTATTATTGGATGAAGGATAAATCAAGAACAGATCCTGAGGTCATCGCACATATTGAACGGGAAAATGCTTATGCGGACAGCATCCTTTCTCATACACTGGAACTTCAAGATCAGTTGTATGAAGAAATTCTCGGCAGGATCAAAGAAACCGATATGACCGTTCCGGTTCTCGTCGACAGCTTTTTTTATTATTGGAAGTCATTTGATGACCAGGAATACTCGATCTACTATAGGAAAAAGAATGTTCCTGATGCAGTTGAGGAGTCTATACTCGATATTAATGAACTTGCATCGGGATATGACTATTTAGAGGTCTCAGACATTGCTATCAGTCCCGATCATATGTATCTTGCATATGCGATCGATACGACAGGCGCTGAGGAATTCACAATGTTTGTAAAAGATCTAAGCAAAGGTGTGCTCTTATCTGATAAGCTCCATTCTGCAAATAGTATTGTTTGGGCTAATGATAACAAGGTTATCTTTTATGCAAAGGAGAATGCATTCGGAAGAAGTGATAAGATCTATCGTCATGTGCTTGGAGCGGATCAGAATGATGATGAATTGATATATTCAGAACAAGACAATGCATTTTATGTATGGATATATAAATCAAAGAATAGAGAATACCTGATTCTGACAAGCGGAAGTGAGACAACATATGAAGTTCGGTTCCTGAGTGCTGATGATCCGTATGGTGAATTCACACTCGTTCAACCACGTGAAAAAGGACATCGATATTATATCTGCCCTCATGATGATGAATTTTATGTCGTCTCAAATGATAATGCTCATAATTATCACGTTATGATTGCACCAATTGATAATCCGGGAAAAGAACATTGGAAGGAATTTATTCCCCACAGAGATTCCGTAGCAATCGATATCGAGATATTCAAAGACCACATGGTCGTATATGAGCAGGAGGATGCCCTTGAAAAGATAAAAATCATCGATCTTAAAACCGGGGAAGGGCACTATCTTGAATTTCCGGAGCCAATCTATACAGCATATCCAGCAGGTAATCCTAATTATGATACTACAACATTTAGATTTACTTATGAATCCATGGTTACACCATATACGATCTACGATTATGATATGATAACCCGTGAAAAGAAAATAATGAAACAGCAAGAAATTCCCAGCGGATATGATCCATCAGAATACAGATCAGAAAGAGTTTTTGCATCAGCTCCGGATGGCACAGCGATTCCGATTTCATTAGTGTACAAAAGAGATCTTTGTATGAAAGATGGATCGAATCCCCTGCTTCTCTATGCATATGGATCGTATGGCGACAGCATGGATCCCTATTTCTCGACAGGTAGGTTATCTTTGTTAAATAGGGGATTTATCTATGCAATAGCTCATGTTCGGGGTGGCGGGGAATACGGGAAACGATGGTATGAACAGGGAAGAGTTCTGAATAAGAGAAACACATTCACAGATTTCATTGCATGCGAGGAATTTCTGATTGACCAGAAATATACCAGCAGTGATAAACTCGTTATTGAAGGTGCCAGTGCAGGTGGCTTGCTGATTGGTGCTGTCCTGAACACGCGACCGGAATTAAGCGAAATCGCCATCGCAAACGTGCCTTTTGTGGACGTGATATATACTTCTCTTGATAAGACCTTATCTGCAGTTGAATGGCACTATGACGAATTTGGCAATCCTCTTATTAAAGAAGAATTCGATTATATGATGTCTTATTGCCCGTATCAAAATGTAAAAGAACAGCAATATCCCAATATTCTTGTATTGGGAGGTTTTTATGATCCGCGGGTGAACTACTGGGAACCGGCAAAATGGGTAGCTAAGATACGCGATAAAAAGTTAGATGATAACGTGGTGCTTCTCGTTACGGAATTCTCCGGTCATGGCGGAGCATCAGGAAGGTTTGAATATCTCAGGCAGGTTGCGCTCAAATATGCTTTCATCTTTGATATTCTTGGAATTACATTTTAGATGAAAAAACTTTTTATTATAGTTCCGATCATAGTATTAATAAGCTTCTGCGCATCTCAATCAGTTCAAGAAAATATTAAAACATCCACCATTCAACCACCAGTTGCAACTAAAATTCCAACTTCCACGATAATTCATGGTGTTGAATTGAATGATGATTATGCATGGATGATCGACGATGCACGAACAGATTCAATGGTTGTTGAGTACATCGAATCTGAGAATATCTATGCAGACAAAATTCTTTCTGGTATGACTGTTTTGAAAGATACGATCTTCAATGAAATCATCAGTAGGATCGGTGAAGAGGATGTCAATGCACCGACTCGTTGGGGTGATTATTATTACTACTCACGAAGAGAAGAGGGAAAACCCTACTTGATCTATTGCCGGAAATACAAATCGCTTTCTGCTCCCGAACAGATCGTACTGGATTTGAACAAGCTTGCAGAAGGTCATGATTTCTTTTCTGTAAGCAGGCGTGAGTACAGTCCAGATCAAAAACTGATTGCTTATACGGTCGATGTGACCGGAGATGAGCGCTATACAATGTACATAAAAGACATCGAAGCGGATACACTCCTTGCTGAGGAAATTTACCCGGTGAACGATGTGGAATGGGCAAATGATAACAAGACGATTTTTTATGTAACTCCAAACGAAGATAACCTTAAGAGTAAGCGTGCATATCGTCATGTTTTGGGTGCAGATCCATCTCAAGATGAACTCTTGTATCGTGAAGATGATAATGCATTTTATGTCTGGTTTGGTAGAACGCGTTCTGACGATTATATCATTCTGGGAACCAATAGCAGAACGACATCAGATGCTCGTTACATCGATGCAAACGAGCCGGATGGAGATTTCATTCTCTTCAAACCAAGAGAGCCCGACGTTAAGTATTACATGACCAATAATGATTCCATACTCTATATTAGAACCAATGAACAAGCTCCAAATTATAAAATTATAACTGCATTTGTAGGCGACCCATCTCACTGGCAGATCTTTATCCCACACAACGATTCCATATATATCGATGGATACGATGTGTTTGAGAATTATATAGTTGTATATGAACAGCACAATGGTGTGATAAAACCGCATATTTTTGTACTTAGTGAAACCACTGATTATTACATACAATTTCCTGAAGATGTGTATGCTTTCTACAGCAGGTGGACTCCTGATTTCAACACAGATACATTATATTTCTCATATTCATCACTTACAACACCGTCATCCGTATATGCCTACAACATGAAAACAAAGGAACGAAAGGTTCTGAAGCGTTATGAAGTAATCGGTGGCTTTAATCCTGATGAATATGCTGCTGAGCAGGTCTATGCACTATCCCACGATGGAACAAAAGTCCCAATCTCACTGGTTTATAAAAAAGACCTGTTCAACAAGGATGGCACTAATCCAACATATCTGACTGCATATGGTGCATATGGAAGCATCAGAAATACCGGCTTTTCACGACTTCGGATCAGTCTCCTCGATAGGGGATTTGTCTATGCAATCGCTCATGTGCGCGGTGGTAAAGAGAAAGGCGAGCAATGGTATCAGAACGGCAAGCTTTTATATAAGAAAAACACATTTCTTGATTTTATTGCCTGTGCAGAATATCTTATTGAACATAATTACACAAGTCCCGAAAAACTGGCAGCATTCGGTGCAAGTGCCGGTGGTATGCTTATGGGAGTTGTTGCAAACTGGCGACCCGATCTTTTTGAAGTGATCGTTGCAGATGTTCCTTCTATGGATAAGCTGACTGTGCTTCTGGACTCAACTGCTTCAGGCACAAAATATCATTACGACGAGTTAGGTAATCCCTACAAGAAAGAGTATTTTGACTATCTCATTTCATGGGATACGTATCAGAATATAAAAAAACAGGGTTATCCCAATATGATGCTTACTTCAGGATATCATGACAGCCGTGTTCGATACTGGCAACCTCTTCGATGGACCGCAAAAGTGCGTGACCTGAAAACCGATGACAATATATTTATCCTCAAAACGAATATGGCTGGTCATTACGGTGGCTCTGGACGATATACACAGTATGAGGATATTGCTGAACGGTATGCGTTCATAATCCGTATGCTTGGAGTGGAATGAACTATTCAAGGCAGGTTGACCGCATTGTACAATATTTCCGAAAACAGGAAAAAATTCCCGATAACCTGAAAATCGGCGCTGAATTCGAACATTTCATTATTCGCGGAACAGACCTTTCATCAGTTCACTATGAAGAGATTGGTAAAAACGGTATTCGGGATTTTCTTTACTTCTTAGTGCACAAAGGATGGCGAGGAAGTTTTGAGGGGGACAATCTGATAGGATTGGAAAAGGCCGGCAGTACAGTAACATTAGAACCCGGAGCACAGGTCGAATTGAGCACGCAGCATTCATCAAAACTTGCAGATATTGAAAAAATATATATGAATTTTTTGCAGGATGTTATGCCCTGGCTGAAGGATAACGGACAGCTTCTCATCGCACTCGGTTATCTGCCGTTTTCAAAGATAGAAGATATTCCGTTCATACCAAAACAGCGCTACGTATATATGTCTGAATATCTCCGAACAAAAGGAAAATATGCCATCAATATGATGAAGGGAACTGCCTCCACTCAACTCACCCTTGATTATCTTAACGAAGAAGATTTTTCGCTGAAATTCCAGGTTGCATGCTATCTGGCACCTCTGCTTGCTATTCTCACTGATAACAGTCCTATCTTTGAAGGAAAACGATACAGACATCATGCTTTACGCACCAATGTTTGGCTTCATTGCGATAATGACCGCTGCGGAATTATACCTCATGCTTTTGATAAAGATTTTGGATATGAGACCTATGCACAGTATATCCTCGACAGACCTCCGATCACTCTTTTGCGCGATGGACAACTCTGTTATACACAAGATGAACCTTTTAAGGCAATTTTCGAACCAGATGAGTTTACAGATAAAGAGCTTGAGCATATCCTGACCATGTTCTTCCCTGATGTCCGCACCAAGCAATTCATTGAGATACGAACCGCCGATTCGATCCCGTATCCATTGAATTTTGCCTACCTCGCGTTGCTCAAGGGATTGCTTTATGATTGTAAAAATATTAAAACCATCCACGAAACCGTGACAGGATGTTTCGAGTTCAAGAAGATACTCAAACTTCAAAAGGAGATCATTCAAAAAGGTCTCAAAGCCAAAGCATGTGATAAAGATGTTATGGAACCGATCCTGAAATTTGTGAATCTCGCAAAAGAAGGGCTGATCGAAGAAGAAAAAAAATACCTCGATCCACTCTATGCATTAGTTGAGATGAGAAAAAATCCCGTTACGCTGATTAATGAAAAACTCAACGATGGTGCTTCACTCAAGGAAGCGATAAAAGATAGTATTGTAAATAATCAATTATTTAATTAATATAAGTAATTTACCACAGAGAACACAGAGAGAACAGAGAAATTTTGTAAAAATGAATAAGAAATCAATTTTACCCATTTACAGTCAATTCACCAGGGAAGTTATTGAACATCCTGAACAATATTTCGAGGATTATCAACTTGTCAAAGACGCAGTCGCTCATTCAACAGCAGTATATAAAGGCGAGCCGATTGCCTGTCATTACCAGCCGCTGTTTTTTATACCGGACGATATCGCGAGATTTGACAACATAGTGCACACCTTCTCGAGAATTTTGATGAAAGTTACTGCTGAGTATCTTTCCAATCCTGTTTTCAGGAAATTTTTTAAATTCTCTACACTTATGGAGGAACTGATTCTGTTATATCCCGGTTACTCCATGCCGTTCCCCATGGCTCGGTACGACCTGTTTTATTCGTATGATGATGTTGATAATTACAAATTCTGCGAGATAAACACAGACGGCACATCGGGTATGAATGAATCAAATCCTGTTGAAAAAGCAGTATTGTCAGCAAAAATATTAAAAGTACTCCAGAAAAGCTACCGCATCAGTTATTTTGAACTTTTTCATACATGGATCGAACAACTACTCGGTATCTATCAAGAGTTTTCTCATACAAAGGATATGCATCCCACCATTGCGATCATGGATTGGGAAGGTGTGGCAACGATCGAGGAGTTCAAGGTCTTTCAACAGATTCTCTCTCAGCGTGGTTGCACAACCGTTATCTGCGATCCGAGGGAGTTGAAATACAATGGACGAACCCTTTTTTACAATGATATTCCTATCCAGCTTGTCTATCGACGATCACTCACGTTCGAGATATGCCAGCGTGCTGATGAGGTGAAGGACCTGCTCACGGCATATGCTGACGGTAATGTCTGTATGATTGGTCCTTTCAGGTCTCATATCATTCATAATAAGTTCATCTTTTCCATACTGCATAATGAAGAAGCGACAGGTTTTCTCACAGAGCAGGAACGAGAATATATTATTAAACATGTCCCATATACAAAGGAGTTTTCCGATCCCGAAGCCAAAGATCGTGTGGTAAAGGATAAAGATCAGCTTATCTTAAAGCCGATGGACAGATATGCGGCAAAGGGTGTGTATATCGGCAGGGATCACTCTCCTGATGAGTGGGTACAGATTGTGCATTCGTTAACCGACCATGATGAGTATATCGTGCAGGAATTCGTCGAACCCCCACAGCTCGATTGTGTGGAATTTTACAATGGTGAACCAGTGCTTGAACCGTATAAATATATTAATGGGCTATTCGTATATAATGGAAGATTTTCCGGATTGTACACCCGTGCAGGGAAATCGAATGTCATTGCAAGTGCCACGGGCTGCAAGATTATGCCGAATTTGTATGTAAGGGAGATGGGGTAAGGGAGTTTCACGCGGAGAACGCAAAGTTAAAAGAACGCAGAGAGCGCACAGGGGAAATAGAAAAGAAACACGTAAAGGAGAATAGGGAAAATGACAAGATGCGAGAAGTACATTTTAATTAAAAAGTTTATGATAAATGTTAATGGTTATATCTTAAGTGTCTTTTCCCAGAGGTATGACTTATACGTTTGATTGTTGGGTTTTTATTCCTTCTTTCCAAAAGAATATGCTCAATACGATTGTCAATACCGTCATGGTTCCACCCATTCCCATGTTGATCGTTAAATTGACCAAACCACTGTTTTGTAAAACGAATCCTATGCCGCCAAGAAGGCAGAAAATTCCATTGAGTAAGAAAAGGATTCTAATCGTTCTATAAATACCCTTTCCTTCAAATATGAATACGGCAAAGATTGAAGATAATCCAAACATGAATGTCCAACCAAGCATTGCAATGGATAAACTTATCGATTGTGGATTGAACATGATCCAATTGGCTATATCATCCGTTATCCCATTTTGAAGTTTGAATTGAACTGCAGTTATTTGGAGGAAGTAATTTATGCCAATCAAAGTTGTAAATATAATAGCAAAAGAGACACTCAATTTTTGAAGTATGTGCCTTTTTGTTTTTACGATTTCACTAAAACAATTTATTATAACAAGATAGCACACACCGAAAATGATGGAACATATCTGAGCAATGTATTTATAAATTTGGTTGTTATTTCTTATTCCTATCAAATAGTCATTTAAATTTGACCAAGTTGACACATCTTGTGTAAATGCAATAACCATAAAACAGATTGTGAATATCATGAATGATAAAGCTGCTAGCAAAGAGGAGGAGAAACCAATTTTTTGTGTTATATTCTTCATATTAAATCCATCATACTGTTATTATTTCACTAAATTTGCGATAAATAATTAATTGATTATATATATCTTTAATTATTATAATAATCCTTATAAACTGATCGCTAATATGATTTTTTAATGTATTAGAATTTTGATGTTTCATAACATACATCCCAATTAATTTATTTTAAATCACTAATCAAGTTGTTAATATTTCACATGAATATTGTCAATAATTACACAAAAACTGTGCCATTGATTAATATTATTCTAGCGAAACAAACAAATACGTTCAATGTAAAAAAAAACTCTGTGTCCCCTGTGTTCTCTGTGGTGAGTTACCAATACAGGAACCACCCCTGATATAAGTTGAATACAGTATCACCTATTTTTTATATTTATTCTTCTTATAATCTTTCAATCTTTTCCCAAATTTCTTTTCCTTTTTTCTTCTTTCAGCAATTGACGTTTCAAGCCGGTTTTTTTCCTTTTCCAATTTCATGAAATTCTTGTACGTTTCCTGGTCTAATTCTCCATTTTCAAGGGCTTCGAGAACCGCACATCCTTTCTCATTCGTGTGCGAACAATCATTGAATTTACAGTATTGATTAAGATTAATGATTGTATCGAAGGTTGTTTCGAAACCACTTTCATTATCTGTTATTCCGATTTCACGCATTCCCGGATTATCGATGAGTATCCCTCCAGTTTCGAGTACTAATAATTCCCTATGGCTTGTAATATGCCTGCCTTTGCTTGAGCTTTTGCTAATTGCATCGGTTTGCATGACTGCATGTCCGGAAAGATTATTTAACAAGGTGGATTTACCCACACCGGAAGAACCAAGCATACAATATGTCTTTCCCTGTTCTAAAATATTTTTCAGCGCTTCGTATCCTTCTTTCGTCTCGTTACTGACCGCTAAGACCGGAGTATCATTTATTCGTTGTTTAATCCTTTCCGCAAGTTCAGCAACCCTTTGCTCAGATATGAGATCGGTTTTTGTTAAGATAATCATTGGGTGTATATGTGATGAGTGACAAATAGTCAGGTAACGTTCGAGTCTGTTTATGTTGAAATCCCTATCAACGGATTGTACTAAGAATGCATAATCAACATTTGCTGCAATGATCTGTAATTTACTCGTTCGTCCAACCGCCTGCCTGGTGAGTGTTGAAAATCGTGGAAGTATTGTATAAATAGTTGCAAAACCATCATCATAGATTGTCAGTGCTACCCAGTCACCAACGACAGGAAGATCTTCACGACTTTGGGCTGAATATCGCAAATTCCCGGTTATTTCAGCATCAAAGTCACCCTTTGCCGTCTTGACAGTGTAATGTTCTTTGTGCTGTGCAGCAACTCGTCCAATCTCAAAATTATCGAGTTTGTATTCAATCCTATGTTGTTCGAACTTCTTATTGTAACCGAGATCTTCTAATGTTATTTTCATGTTTCGATGGGGAGAGAGCTGTCTTTTTTGTCAAATAAAGACATCAATTCTAACGCGAGAAAAGCAGCTTTCAGCTATTTGATTTGTCGTAATGCGAATACAATTCTGGGAGATAGTAGGTTTGTCAGAAGAACAAATATCCAGATACGGCCCTTAAAAATGTTATAATCAGCAAACAATTTACCCCAAGAGTTCCCAAAAAGGAAATGACCAGCGATAAATTCGAAAGCAATCGTCATAATAAACCAAACTAAACCGATACAAAGAGCATTCCTTGCAGAGATCGGATTGATCCATAATAGAAAAAACCATGAGACAAGAAATATTATTATACAGAGGATGATTGTACTCATGATATGTTCAATTTGTTCTCCAATCCATGGTGTGATAATCATAGTACGGAATGCAGCATTACCGATTGCGAGTACCATGAGAAGTAACCAGATGACCATTGTTCTTAATAGCATATTTGTTCTCTTTTTTAGACATAATTAACTCTTGAATATGGAACAAACTGTCAATTATTTTACAAAAATCTTGCCAGTGAGAGGAGAATTTTCACACATCAAACATCATTGTTTGAGAAAAAAATATGCTTCTTTATATCATTCTTTTTCTTGCCGGTGTTGCAGCCGGTTTTATGAACACCCTTGCAGGTGGGGGATCAACCCTTACGCTGCCAGTGCTGATACTACTCGAGCTACCTTCACCAATAGCAAATGCTACTAACCGAGTAGCGATCCTGCTTCAGAATGTGGTTGGCTCAGTTCGTTTTGCAAAGTATAAAGAGTTGGATGTCAAACCGGTTGTTCATATCACCATTGCAGCGATCGTTGGAGCTGTTATCGGTTCACTTTTTGCTGTAAAACTCAATTCACATGTTTTTGATAAAGTACTCGGTGTTGTTTTGATACTCGTGCTTGTGCTCATCTTCCGTCCTAAGAAAAAAGTAGCTGCAGAAAGAAAGAGCATTCCAAAATGGCTTGAAATTGTCATCTTTTTCTGTGTTGGATTGTATGGCGGATTCATCCAGGCGGGAGTCGGGTTTATTTTTCTTGCCACATTAAACCTCGTTGAGAATTTCAATCTTGTACGAGCTAATGCAGTAAAAGTCTTTATCGTGATGTGCTATACGTTCTTTGCAGTTATTGTGTTTGCGGTATCTGGAAAGATCATCTGGGGTTATGGTCTGCTGCTTGCTGCAGGGAACATGATCGGAGCTTTTATCGGTGTTCGAGCTGCAGTGAAAAAGGGCGCTGGATTTGTTAAGGTAGTCATCACAGTTGCTGTTATCATTGCGTGTCTGAAATTATTTGGAATATTTACATTACTTGGAATATAGATCAAGGAGTAACATGAAAATTAAACGACCAATCGGATTCATACTCGGTGTATTACTGACGCTCATGGGCTTGGCGATGTTGATCATTCTCAAGGTGATGCCCGGCATCTTTCCTCTTATTATCGGTAT containing:
- a CDS encoding right-handed parallel beta-helix repeat-containing protein, translated to MKKILLISGICLLIMAMISCDKTSNEIHSDNSGVYIDDLVYDNIQDAIDAAATGDTLVLTQGIYAGTNNTNLMWDGGDKHLVITTDQRGFQADYAIIEGNGKGAGFYFDNTQQNENDIISGITIRNMGTKAEEYNAAFYCNGAAPLVQNCFVYDCPWSAVYCFNANPRFENSTFFDNYATFNLDGESDPVILLCYIENSSLDAVYAKDDSYPALFNNLIANNQRGIYLHSANALMVSNTIVSNTEWGVKVNSDLVSQMINCILWDNNGNDFVVTGDSLLNASYTCAPTEYPNINPSEHENIYDNPDFLSSNDYHLKSTSPCRDIGNPGVVYWDSDLDGEPRIHNNEIDLGAYEWHP
- a CDS encoding S9 family peptidase → MKKFFLIGIILFVLACATTQLPAPQHIPQAPVPQKIPYETAIHDTILIDDYYWMKDKSRTDPEVIAHIERENAYADSILSHTLELQDQLYEEILGRIKETDMTVPVLVDSFFYYWKSFDDQEYSIYYRKKNVPDAVEESILDINELASGYDYLEVSDIAISPDHMYLAYAIDTTGAEEFTMFVKDLSKGVLLSDKLHSANSIVWANDNKVIFYAKENAFGRSDKIYRHVLGADQNDDELIYSEQDNAFYVWIYKSKNREYLILTSGSETTYEVRFLSADDPYGEFTLVQPREKGHRYYICPHDDEFYVVSNDNAHNYHVMIAPIDNPGKEHWKEFIPHRDSVAIDIEIFKDHMVVYEQEDALEKIKIIDLKTGEGHYLEFPEPIYTAYPAGNPNYDTTTFRFTYESMVTPYTIYDYDMITREKKIMKQQEIPSGYDPSEYRSERVFASAPDGTAIPISLVYKRDLCMKDGSNPLLLYAYGSYGDSMDPYFSTGRLSLLNRGFIYAIAHVRGGGEYGKRWYEQGRVLNKRNTFTDFIACEEFLIDQKYTSSDKLVIEGASAGGLLIGAVLNTRPELSEIAIANVPFVDVIYTSLDKTLSAVEWHYDEFGNPLIKEEFDYMMSYCPYQNVKEQQYPNILVLGGFYDPRVNYWEPAKWVAKIRDKKLDDNVVLLVTEFSGHGGASGRFEYLRQVALKYAFIFDILGITF
- a CDS encoding S9 family peptidase; the encoded protein is MKKLFIIVPIIVLISFCASQSVQENIKTSTIQPPVATKIPTSTIIHGVELNDDYAWMIDDARTDSMVVEYIESENIYADKILSGMTVLKDTIFNEIISRIGEEDVNAPTRWGDYYYYSRREEGKPYLIYCRKYKSLSAPEQIVLDLNKLAEGHDFFSVSRREYSPDQKLIAYTVDVTGDERYTMYIKDIEADTLLAEEIYPVNDVEWANDNKTIFYVTPNEDNLKSKRAYRHVLGADPSQDELLYREDDNAFYVWFGRTRSDDYIILGTNSRTTSDARYIDANEPDGDFILFKPREPDVKYYMTNNDSILYIRTNEQAPNYKIITAFVGDPSHWQIFIPHNDSIYIDGYDVFENYIVVYEQHNGVIKPHIFVLSETTDYYIQFPEDVYAFYSRWTPDFNTDTLYFSYSSLTTPSSVYAYNMKTKERKVLKRYEVIGGFNPDEYAAEQVYALSHDGTKVPISLVYKKDLFNKDGTNPTYLTAYGAYGSIRNTGFSRLRISLLDRGFVYAIAHVRGGKEKGEQWYQNGKLLYKKNTFLDFIACAEYLIEHNYTSPEKLAAFGASAGGMLMGVVANWRPDLFEVIVADVPSMDKLTVLLDSTASGTKYHYDELGNPYKKEYFDYLISWDTYQNIKKQGYPNMMLTSGYHDSRVRYWQPLRWTAKVRDLKTDDNIFILKTNMAGHYGGSGRYTQYEDIAERYAFIIRMLGVE
- a CDS encoding glutathionylspermidine synthase family protein, with the translated sequence MNKKSILPIYSQFTREVIEHPEQYFEDYQLVKDAVAHSTAVYKGEPIACHYQPLFFIPDDIARFDNIVHTFSRILMKVTAEYLSNPVFRKFFKFSTLMEELILLYPGYSMPFPMARYDLFYSYDDVDNYKFCEINTDGTSGMNESNPVEKAVLSAKILKVLQKSYRISYFELFHTWIEQLLGIYQEFSHTKDMHPTIAIMDWEGVATIEEFKVFQQILSQRGCTTVICDPRELKYNGRTLFYNDIPIQLVYRRSLTFEICQRADEVKDLLTAYADGNVCMIGPFRSHIIHNKFIFSILHNEEATGFLTEQEREYIIKHVPYTKEFSDPEAKDRVVKDKDQLILKPMDRYAAKGVYIGRDHSPDEWVQIVHSLTDHDEYIVQEFVEPPQLDCVEFYNGEPVLEPYKYINGLFVYNGRFSGLYTRAGKSNVIASATGCKIMPNLYVREMG
- the rsgA gene encoding ribosome small subunit-dependent GTPase A, translated to MTLEDLGYNKKFEQHRIEYKLDNFEIGRVAAQHKEHYTVKTAKGDFDAEITGNLRYSAQSREDLPVVGDWVALTIYDDGFATIYTILPRFSTLTRQAVGRTSKLQIIAANVDYAFLVQSVDRDFNINRLERYLTICHSSHIHPMIILTKTDLISEQRVAELAERIKQRINDTPVLAVSNETKEGYEALKNILEQGKTYCMLGSSGVGKSTLLNNLSGHAVMQTDAISKSSSKGRHITSHRELLVLETGGILIDNPGMREIGITDNESGFETTFDTIINLNQYCKFNDCSHTNEKGCAVLEALENGELDQETYKNFMKLEKEKNRLETSIAERRKKEKKFGKRLKDYKKNKYKK
- a CDS encoding sulfite exporter TauE/SafE family protein, with the translated sequence MLLYIILFLAGVAAGFMNTLAGGGSTLTLPVLILLELPSPIANATNRVAILLQNVVGSVRFAKYKELDVKPVVHITIAAIVGAVIGSLFAVKLNSHVFDKVLGVVLILVLVLIFRPKKKVAAERKSIPKWLEIVIFFCVGLYGGFIQAGVGFIFLATLNLVENFNLVRANAVKVFIVMCYTFFAVIVFAVSGKIIWGYGLLLAAGNMIGAFIGVRAAVKKGAGFVKVVITVAVIIACLKLFGIFTLLGI